One genomic window of Hyperolius riggenbachi isolate aHypRig1 chromosome 7, aHypRig1.pri, whole genome shotgun sequence includes the following:
- the CYP27C1 gene encoding cytochrome P450 27C1 isoform X1 — protein sequence MPQGVKVASVPKDLKEMPGPSTLSNLLEFFWRDGFSRIHQIQQKHIKEYGRIFKSHFGPQFVVSIADRDMIAQVLRAEGEAPQRGNMESWQEYRDLRGRSTGLISAEGKKWLSMRSVLRQKILKPKDVYVYAGGMNEVISDLIKRIEVLRSREEDGETVTNCNDLYFKYSMEAVATVLYESRLGCLENEVPKKTVEYIEALELMFSMFKITMYAGAIPKWLRPLIPKPWEEFCRSWDGLFKFSQILVDEKLREIEASLERGEEVQGGLLTSILISKELTVEELYANMTEMLLAGVDTTSFTLSWATDLLARYPAVQQMVYSEIVKNLGKDRVPMAEDVPKVPLVRAVLKETLRLFPVLPGNGRVTHDDMVLGGYLIPKGTQLALCHYSTSYDESYFPTAEEFQPTRWLRHGHLDRVENFGSIPFGYGIRSCIGRRLAELEIHLALIQLLQRFELKTSPKTQNVLPKTHGLLCPSGSINVRFVDRG from the exons CAAAAACACATCAAGGAATATGGCCGAATATTCAAGTCCCACTTCGGTCCTCAGTTTGTGGTGTCCATCGCTGACCGGGATATGATCGCCCAGGTTCTGCGGGCCGAGGGGGAGGCACCTCAAAGAGGCAACATGGAGTCCTGGCAGGAGTATCGAGACCTGAGGGGGCGCTCTACGggactgatctctgc GGAGGGGAAGAAGTGGCTGTCGATGCGCAGTGTCTTGCGGCAGAAGATCCTGAAGCCCAAAGACGTTTACGTCTACGCCGGCGGGATGAACGAAGTAATAAGCGACTTGATCAAACGCATCGAAGTCCTCCGGAGCCGCGAAGAGGACGGCGAAACTGTGACCAACTGCAACGACCTGTACTTCAAATACTCCATGGAAG ctgtGGCCACGGTGCTGTACGAGAGCCGGCTGGGATGCCTGGAGAACGAGGTGCCGAAGAAGACGGTGGAGTACATAGAAGCCCTGGAACTGATGTTCAGCATGTTTAAGATCACCATGTATGCCGGGGCCATTCCCAAGTGGCTGCGCCCCCTCATCCCCAAGCCCTGGGAGGAATTCTGCCGCTCCTGGGATGGACTCTTCAAGTTCA GTCAGATCCTCGTGGACGAGAAGCTGCGGGAGATAGAGGCCAGCCTGGAGCGTGGggaggaggtacaagggggccTCCTGACCTCCATCCTCATCAGCAAGGAGCTGACGGTGGAGGAGCTGTACGCCAACATGACGGAGATGCTCCTCGCGGGCGTCGACACG ACCTCCTTTACGCTGTCCTGGGCCACCGACCTCCTGGCCAGGTACCCTGCGGTGCAGCAGATGGTGTACAGTGAAATTGTGAAGAATCTCGGGAAAGACAGAGTGCCCATGGCGGAAGATGTGCCAAAAGTACCACTGGTACGAGCAGTCCTGAAGGAGACACTGAG GCTGTTCCCGGTGTTGCCAGGAAACGGTCGTGTAACCCACGATGACATGGTCTTGGGAGGATATTTAATTCCAAAAGGG ACGCAGCTGGCGTTGTGTCATTACTCCACCTCCTACGATGAGAGCTATTTCCCCACGGCGGAGGAGTTCCAGCCAACCCGCTGGCTGAGGCACGGACATTTGGACAGAGTGGAAAACTTTGGCTCCATCCCATTCGGTTATGGAATCCGCAGCTGTATTGGCAGAAGACTGGCTGAGCTGGAGATCCACCTGGCTCTCATTCAG TTGCTTCAGAGATTTGAGCTGAAGACTTCACCGAAGACGCAGAACGTCCTCCCCAAAACGCACGGTTTGCTGTGCCCGTCGGGGAGTATCAACGTGCGCTTTGTGGATAGGGGATAA
- the CYP27C1 gene encoding cytochrome P450 27C1 isoform X2 — MIAQVLRAEGEAPQRGNMESWQEYRDLRGRSTGLISAEGKKWLSMRSVLRQKILKPKDVYVYAGGMNEVISDLIKRIEVLRSREEDGETVTNCNDLYFKYSMEAVATVLYESRLGCLENEVPKKTVEYIEALELMFSMFKITMYAGAIPKWLRPLIPKPWEEFCRSWDGLFKFSQILVDEKLREIEASLERGEEVQGGLLTSILISKELTVEELYANMTEMLLAGVDTTSFTLSWATDLLARYPAVQQMVYSEIVKNLGKDRVPMAEDVPKVPLVRAVLKETLRLFPVLPGNGRVTHDDMVLGGYLIPKGTQLALCHYSTSYDESYFPTAEEFQPTRWLRHGHLDRVENFGSIPFGYGIRSCIGRRLAELEIHLALIQLLQRFELKTSPKTQNVLPKTHGLLCPSGSINVRFVDRG; from the exons ATGATCGCCCAGGTTCTGCGGGCCGAGGGGGAGGCACCTCAAAGAGGCAACATGGAGTCCTGGCAGGAGTATCGAGACCTGAGGGGGCGCTCTACGggactgatctctgc GGAGGGGAAGAAGTGGCTGTCGATGCGCAGTGTCTTGCGGCAGAAGATCCTGAAGCCCAAAGACGTTTACGTCTACGCCGGCGGGATGAACGAAGTAATAAGCGACTTGATCAAACGCATCGAAGTCCTCCGGAGCCGCGAAGAGGACGGCGAAACTGTGACCAACTGCAACGACCTGTACTTCAAATACTCCATGGAAG ctgtGGCCACGGTGCTGTACGAGAGCCGGCTGGGATGCCTGGAGAACGAGGTGCCGAAGAAGACGGTGGAGTACATAGAAGCCCTGGAACTGATGTTCAGCATGTTTAAGATCACCATGTATGCCGGGGCCATTCCCAAGTGGCTGCGCCCCCTCATCCCCAAGCCCTGGGAGGAATTCTGCCGCTCCTGGGATGGACTCTTCAAGTTCA GTCAGATCCTCGTGGACGAGAAGCTGCGGGAGATAGAGGCCAGCCTGGAGCGTGGggaggaggtacaagggggccTCCTGACCTCCATCCTCATCAGCAAGGAGCTGACGGTGGAGGAGCTGTACGCCAACATGACGGAGATGCTCCTCGCGGGCGTCGACACG ACCTCCTTTACGCTGTCCTGGGCCACCGACCTCCTGGCCAGGTACCCTGCGGTGCAGCAGATGGTGTACAGTGAAATTGTGAAGAATCTCGGGAAAGACAGAGTGCCCATGGCGGAAGATGTGCCAAAAGTACCACTGGTACGAGCAGTCCTGAAGGAGACACTGAG GCTGTTCCCGGTGTTGCCAGGAAACGGTCGTGTAACCCACGATGACATGGTCTTGGGAGGATATTTAATTCCAAAAGGG ACGCAGCTGGCGTTGTGTCATTACTCCACCTCCTACGATGAGAGCTATTTCCCCACGGCGGAGGAGTTCCAGCCAACCCGCTGGCTGAGGCACGGACATTTGGACAGAGTGGAAAACTTTGGCTCCATCCCATTCGGTTATGGAATCCGCAGCTGTATTGGCAGAAGACTGGCTGAGCTGGAGATCCACCTGGCTCTCATTCAG TTGCTTCAGAGATTTGAGCTGAAGACTTCACCGAAGACGCAGAACGTCCTCCCCAAAACGCACGGTTTGCTGTGCCCGTCGGGGAGTATCAACGTGCGCTTTGTGGATAGGGGATAA